In Magallana gigas chromosome 1, xbMagGiga1.1, whole genome shotgun sequence, the sequence GTGAACTTCTAACCAGGATTAATCGCCATCGATTGTCTTTTACATATCTTTCTCATAGTTTAACTTGGATTAACGttcgaaaagaaaaaaaaccacaacagTATCAGCAGTACAATGTTCGACAGTTTGACCAGGCTGATTTGAACTTCTATATGTATCCATACTGACAATCAAGAAAAACTGCAGCaggaaataattgtttttcatctAGTGTTTCTTAAAAAGGCTAATACATTTTATCAGTGAAGTAACGTTAAAACGGTACAGTTTCTAATCCATCGTATATATTCAAGGGTTTAACAACTGTCAAGCTATTCGCTGCTACAGTTCTGTTGATAATAAAGGGACTGTCTGAGACTTGACTCTTTTCGCTTCCTCTAGGAAtagaaattaagaaattaaacaTGACCTGCAGACAGCTGTTCCGTTAACGCCCTAACGTAAAGTCGTGGTGTCGTCATTAGAGTCCATTAAATCCGCTACATTACAAATCCAAAGGAGAGAGGATTATTTTTGTGAGGGCATTTATCGTCGGattcagtacatgtaattggagactggatttttttttaattccatctGTTGAAATCTGCAGGTAATTAATCAAGTTTGCACCatacttttatttgttttttgcaGTTTCGAGGCCATGGTTTGttccatttaaattttattcttcTTGCAATGTTTATTAATTGCATGACATGAAACAATTGAAACAAAGGTATTAAGATAACAAATCAGAATCACTTTCAAATCATTAGAAAGCTAGAAGCAAGCAGTTACTTATTACTGCTTTTCATTGCTTCTCATATTGTATATAACATATGACGTTGTTTAAGATATTTACCTGCAGAGCGACACTGACTGAATGTCTGCGCTgcatttgaaataaagattgaAGTATGAATTGAAATTGTGTATCAaatttactttgattttaataattacCACAATAACCCTTATAAGATTTACTTTTTGAATcataaaaccaaaacaaaaagaactattgtcttttttatgtatatacatcCTACAACAGGGTTTAGGGTTCTTGAACTCAAAATAATAATTCGggtgtttcttttaaaaatagtcCTTTCGATGTCTTCTATTTTCATTGTTATTTGTAATCATGCTTTGAGATTTTGACcacttttttaattcatttttgctTAGGGAAGCTGGGTGGTCAAAGAATTAACCATCGAAATACCTTACACTTTGACATATGATAGTTTAAGCCATAGAAAAAATTCAGCAAAAACATTcaacaaaggaaaaaaatcaataacgtttagctttaaactttttaaaccGATTTCTTAGTACGAAGCTTTTCCCTTTTGGAATAAAAGGGCCAAGAACATGGAACCCTTTAATGTACCCTTACTCAAACTCTACTCCAaatcctaaccctaaccctaaccctaaacctagCCCCAACCCTGTAACCCTAAcctaattttattttctgtgtatcttttttttaacaggcAGGACTGGTAGCCGTACAGCTTGTATAGAAGTATGGGGAGACTTTCTGTGACTGTAGCTTGCATTATCATACAGGTAAGATCATCGAATACCATAACACTTTACCCTACAGGTTCCACCCCGTTTCACATTTAAACTGTACATTGTACaactttatatcattattataaaattctatcatatttgataaacatttccTCATCCGCCTATTCTTTCACGAGGAgctttaatatatttgtttattcttaATCGTGATCTTATGTTAATTACGCGGTGCAAAAACTGAGAGTTCTTTATTAACCAAAACCTCATGAGACACCAcgattttgtattttctttcttaaataCAACGGCCCAAACTTTTTTTCCTGTCAAATCGCAGGACAAggtgactttttaaaaaagaaatttaaagaaatgaatttctTACGTTCTATTTCAAtactaaaaatataaacaggtAAACCCCATACCGACTTAAAGgtgtttttcttatatattcatattaatCATTATTTCCATCTTACGTTTACTTGGTATTTATGAAGAATTAGGATATAAAGCACATTTAGAATAAAAGAGTAATTAGCACGACTTGCTGGGAAGATATTAATGTTAATAAATCAAACATGACTTCTGTTTCCTCTTGAACATTTTtctcacaatttttttaaacaaagaataaaGACGAccgatttttcttaaataataataacagaACAAATATCCTTTCAATATTTAAATCTGGTGTAGTTATTAACCAGGATTTAGATATATAAGTTTATTGGCCTTGTTTGTCCCTTAATTGCAGTAAGGTTCCAAATTAATTACCTAAATCACGTTTATTTTTGCAACTTTTTTGTAACGAAAACAGTTTacattgaaatcatttaaatgcTTGGTTAGTGTGATATGAAGAAAGATACGTGACTTATGGTGACAGATGAACCCCGCTGCAAATCTAGGACATTTATGGATGCATATAGAAACACAATACATTGCATATATTGCAATCTGAATCATGAATCATCGATCAAGTCAATATATTGACTTATGTATGTTCAATAACAATATATCActttaatgttttataaacttactttattttatacattattgttaaaaaaatcgaaacgaaCAAAAACACACCTTTTACACCTAgctataaaagaaataataacttaataatgtatctttttaacgaTTTCAGTTCCTTGaggtacatatattttgatctTCTGAACATTCGATCAGCAAATCATAATAAATGACGGTAGTTACGTATATCACACGAGGAAAACACAAGAGCTAGGTCGAAAATAAAACCTAATTACCATAAAGTTAAAAGAAATCCTCAGATAACTGTCTTTGACTATTGACAAGTCATAGAAAACCGCTTGTCAGGGCCTTGGTACCTACGTAAAAAGCTCACATCAATACGTTCTAGGGCCATGGGAGGGCAGTGTGGtggttaattaatgaatttgacGGTCTATCATATGTTGTTATGTTAATTAATAAACTTCATTGCTTGACTTTGACATCATTAAGCGTTAACATCTTATCATTTGTTCTTAATTATTTATGAGTTGTTTATCGATTTACGTATTCCTTACTGGATAGGTGTAGAAAATGTTCACCTCTTTTGAACGATGTCTGCTGATCTACTGCTCAAAAACAAGAATAGACTGGTGAAATATTTAACGTAATATCTAGTACTTTGAAAAATAGATAAATCTTAAGAGCAGGGAGAAAAATTGGGTAGGGTATTATCAATACTAAATCTTTGCAGTCCATAGTCTAAAAATACATGGTTAAAATTACGACGGCAACTAATAGCTAGAGCAACATAGTAGGTAAGGGTAGGGATATTATAATAGCGAATTGTGTTATCTATAGTCCTAGATTTTACCGCTCGCCTATATAACGTTCTGCTTAGTATGTTGATAACATGGCTTCATACAGATTGGTCCTTTTCTAAAAATTCTATCAAATTAGATTACCATTGTTGTTGATGGCATTATAGTTATATCATTTGTGACTGTCCTTTTCTTAAGACTAAAAGTAACTTATATGtggaaatgaaatatacatattttgtatcttttttCAGTATTGTAACATTCGCTTTTTCTGATataggaaaatgaaaacataaactTATATATGGATTCTCAATTTCAGATAACCTATGCAATTGGTAAGTACAATATTCGCAAAATGTATAATGTAGactttagaagaaaaaaacagaatttgataaatttatttgttcACCATTGAACTAATATCCAACGAAAAAGTAAGATATTCAAAACCAATCGGTAATTCCCGCAATCATTTTGATGAGATCAAAATTCggttcatagtttttttttccggATAAAATCGCTTATTGTTTGTCATAATgctaatttaattttgtaattgattGCGTGTCAAAGAATTTTTATAACACCAATAGGTACAAGTCAAGGGTTAGCCTTTGTTGACTTGCGGttttatcatattttgcttAGTGGTATATACTTCGAGAGCAAAAGAAGACATCGAGAAAAgatcaaataaaatgacatctatctatctatctatctatctatctatctatctatctatctatctatctatctatctatctatctatctatcattaaaacaacaatcaatataAACCTTTTCAATCTGATTTACAGGATTGTATTAAAAGAAGCTCTTAATATTAAATCAACCCATTTAATAAAAACTCTACAGCTCACCTatctacaacaacaaaaaatgtcaatactATCAATTAAAGGTGTATTTCAAGTGATTTTGATTCATAATTGAACACATCTGCTTAATGAAATTAGTATTGCAAATGTGATTGAGCATACTGCTATTAAAATGTGAAAGTGATGGATTAAAAATCTCTCTTTTTTAATTGTTGAGATCAGTTCGATTGATCGGTTACACGCTATGAGCAGTAAGCATGCAATGCAATATGCATGCACGAAGACAACCGAAAAGGGCCCGGCATCCATGAATATCAAAGCCGAAATTGTAACAAAGGGTGTGAGATTACTCTTTCAATATTATGATGGGTTGTCAAAAGGCGGAGGGAAATTTGAATGATAGGCggtattttatgatatgttgGAAATAtgcaaacttttcattttttgtataatttatgaaataaaatgaaaatcaacgTTATCATTCGGTACGATTTAATTGTGCTCTCTTATTGTTTTATGTACCAAATCCTATACAGGACATTTGGTAATCATGCAATGAAATTAGAATTAGAGGAAACATTTCGTCCCAAAAAAATCGTAAAAGACAaggaaaaaaggtttttaagtTGATGTATCCTTCGATGGGTCAAAGATGAGTATTTAAGGATATCACGTACTGATCTTCACTGACAAAACTAAGATATTAACATAATGCGCATCAACGTCATTGCACAATCATGAAATCCAATTCAAAATCTAAATGGAACAAAAAATGATCTGCACCAAGAAATTCATTTGTGAATTAAGgatcattaaattaatttttaattgttgCATGATGAATAGTTAAAAGCCGAAAGGTTTGCAGTGACAAGGCATCCAGATCACAAAAACAAGAGACTGGGCATGTACTATTTATCTCGTTTAATTTACAGCTGTCAGGGAAAGCGGTGGTATATGGGAGAGGGACATTGATAGATGAGAGCAGGGCCAATGcaaaatatcttattaaaatcGCTTCAAACTAAATTTTATGGTAATAGTTAAGCTTTAGAACTTGCATTTATAGCAGGCCTGAGTATTTTATGTAAGTACAGAGCATAAAGATGTCAGATACTAGGCACCATCGGATCtgatatgtattaaaatatttcatgctAAAATTAGAGGGAATCTTACATCTATGATGTatggtaaatgaattaaaaggggATTCTGTTATCCTACACTAAAGACAAATAGTCAGAAGTAAGGAATTTGATCTCTACATACTTTTGTAGAAAATAGTCTTCAATTATCTCACATTCTGTCAGAGGTAAACGTacttgatatttcttttttcacctTAGAACTTATTTATGATTAGATCATTAGTGAcacatcaaaattgaatgtgTTCAAATATAGCAATAATTTCTTCCTTTCACAGAAGTCTGAAATGTAATCtcaaaaatgagagagagagagagagagagagagagagagagagagagagagagagagagagcaggatactgtggtttcatcaatattcgttgaataccaattttcgtggatttcgttgtttagttgatcaacgaaattaaatgtacattgaAGTGCaatgttttttaacattttgtattgatagggtcattggccacgaatttacgtatccacgaaaattgatgcttttgaaaattaatgaaaccacagtagtttTCTTCCTTACACTAGTCTGAAATAGAATTATACCAGGGAAaagatcaaaacaacagtgtAATGTTATTTATATCATGTATCTAATATCAAAGAcgtttatttaaattcaaattccaaataaggaatataatttatattgaagaaactatagattttttttcggatttacaaaacttgttcgtttttattttttttttatatgtgttaagAACCGTAATTGTTGTCAAAAATTGTTGTCAAAAATCACAAATGAAAGAGTGTTTTGGCCATTTTCTAAGCTATATTGATCTCTTTCAAAAGAAGAGCACTTATACTGCTGGAAAcaaatgttcaaatttcaaagctATGAAATATGGAACTTTCCTACACTAGATAATACTGTGTTCTCTTCatgttttttgaaacatatcatTATTAGTTAAATCAGTATTTGAAGAGCTAATCAAATGAAAGCAAATTTGATAATTGACAAATATCATGTATTACCAACCCTACATATCCAAGAAGTTAATACCATTACTTTATAACTTCCATGAATACGTTCATCAAATTTCTGtagagatattttttgtacCTCAAGTTCGTGCTTTTTAAAATGCTGTGTCAAATTCCCACTAATTTATAACCGTCCATCGTGACGTATACGTCCCTAAACCGGAATGCTCTGTTGTAAGACGTGCATTCTACTTGACTTTTAGTTTATTTGGCTAAATCAGTGCGCAGTTACAATAACATCGTGCATTCATATAATGCGCTTATATCGCATTTCTTGACATGTATCTGAGGAAACTAACCGCTGCTTTTTGACATTCTGTCAATGATATAACCAAATTGCTTCTTCTGTAAACATGTCTTGAATAACTGAAGTGTTTCACAACTGTTTATCCTTAATCTATTATGGTCCATgttatataatgttatataaTCCTTATATAATGTTGTATTCTTGTATTTAAGACGCATTTCAGATGTATTTTCGGAATAAAATACTAATTTTTGCCCCCAAACCTGTCATGCGAAAGCGATATAAATGTACAGTAATCAATTAACATGCCAATTAATTTACACTCACATTctataaaacaatgttttatgaAGAACTACCATCATTTGTGACAAGCGGAATTTGTAAAATCAGCattattttgaaactttttaagaACAATGCTATAAGAGTTAATCGATAATACGAGTGTTTGACGAAACCTTATTTCACATTGGCAGTGTTCAATTACATAAAAATCTATCGTACATTGGTGTAATGTTACATGTACGGGAAAGATTTATATTCGATATATTCATAACAAATGGTTAGATCTGCAGGAATGAAATTGACTTTGCTGTAAGAGtgaattactgtggaatcattagatttcgcgGTGGCTCAATTTTAGTGTTTTCTTGGGTACCTCACaaccacgaattaacatcctccacgaattaataaattagagtTATAAAGCTTATTTCCTTCtgtaggtataagaaaatacacaaaatttcatcCCCAAGAACCTATACAATTTCAGCAAATCCACGGCAATTGGctcccacgaattttaatgatatcaCAGTAATCATTAACATATTTGTTATAACCCTTGTTAGCTGTATTTGTGTCCTAACGCATGCCAAAATACTTAAGATATGTGTGATGGTTAACAGGCGTCTAACATTGTTGTCTAACCCTTGTTCGTTTGTAGGACAGTTACAACCATTCTGTGAAGACCCAGCGGACAGAGGCCCTTGTAATAAGTTAGAACTGCGCTACCGTTTTAACGAGGATAGTGAATATTGTGAAACCTTTCTGTACGGAGGGTGCGCCGGGAATAAGAACAATTTCAAAACCGTCGGGGAGTGCGTGAAGGCGTGCGTGGATGGTAAGGGCGTGTTCGCGGACCTCTGTAGCATTTATTAGGTTCTTAATTATCCTGAATATAATAATTGAAGGTTCACGTTACACACTGtagaatgtaattttttttaatttaaatttattattaacaatcaaagcatattatttgatatttgtatctaacatcatgaaaataaaatgtagtgAAAAAAAGGACCAAGACCAgtttttacaaaagaaatgcgttttaaaaaaacaaaacattgggGAAGAAATGTAGTTAATCATCAAAATAACACACTATATGCACCATTACAGAGCCGAAAGGATCAATCTGTGAGTTTCCGCCGGACGCCGGCTCCTGCTTTCACGCCACTCTCCCTCGCTACTATTACGACGAGGAGTCGGAAAGctgcaaaatattttattatagtgGTTGCCAAGGAAACGAAAATAATTTCGTATCGGGAGAGGATTGCAAGACAAAATGCAAAGCGTTGTCATGTAAGAAAAGCACGTAGTCTAGACAACAATGCGCATGCGCACGAtgcatttaaatttatatattttttaaatttcagttcCGTTCAAGTAAAGTATGCAAACACAAGCATGGCGAGAGTTTGCACCATAGTTAGAATTAAATTcgatttattttcaatgttttttttggTCAATGAATATTGTGTTGCATTtgttattttgtattaaaaaaaaaggtatctCATTTTCAGTTATGTTCAACATATTTCATTCCAGCGTCCAAGAATTGGTTTGAGTAATGTTTTCTATAATATAACATGAATTCTTGTTGAGAGATGCAAATGTTACGTTTTTGTTTTCTGAATtgcaaaatctttttatattgattttatagatATCCACTCTTAATTGTAAtaacatttaatatatgttataattaCAAGTTGAGATATTATTCTAACTTCTTAATTGAATATAAATTAGCTTAATCATAGACAACATATATGTTGCCCTTTTATCAAATACTCGTAACCAACAAGCATtgcattatttatttctatttatgcATTGCTTATTCAATGTTGCAAACTTTGCTAGTGTTGTTGCTTGTTAAACACGTGCAATGCCAGTTTCATGTTGCCATGTTACCTATAACCATATAGATTAACCTTTGTCGTTATTTGAGCGTTTGTTGTATTCTATGatgtcttttttatatttttgaatctCATAATCGAtgttctatttttaaaacttaagtTGATTGAAATAGTTCATATAAAGTTCTTTTAAAGCTAAACACGTcggtaaataaacattttatgtgTTAAAATTAGTTTGCATGTCATTAGTACATTATCTAAAGGCAATAAAATTGCTTGAACTAAATTTTCTTACCAATTTTATCCCGTTCTCTTCCAGTTTGTTTTGACACTTTTAGGAAAtacaaatttcttaaattattcttttttctctTCAACAGTTGAACCTTTGCCAGGAGGACAAAATCAGGGCTCCAACTACCAGTGGAACAGCCCTGGATCAGAACCCAGCTCCGGAAATTCCTGGAATTCCCCTGCCACTACTCCCAATTGGAACAACCCTCGACCGACGAATGTTGTAAACCGTGGGTGGGGTAACCACTATAATAGTGACCACAGTAGCCACAACTCTCCTCCCCCTAGGAAAGCCAATGCACCACCGGCACAGTACGATTTTAACAGCAACCCAAATAATAACAACCATCGCCCACCGCCGCCAAATCACAATAACAACCATCGGCCATTGAATAACAATAACCATCATCCTAATTATAACCATAATTCAAATCACCGGAATAGTCCCAACCATCACCCTAACCAAAATGGCGGGAGTTCTATATCATTTGTTGAGAACGATCCTAACAACCAGAAACAGAAAAATGTTCCAAATGGCATTCAGCCTCCAGAATTACGAGAATACAACGGGAATTCCCCGTGGAATAGTGGAGGATGGAATGGTAATAGTGGTGGATGGAACAGTAACCCGTATCACAATGAAAACAATGGAGGCGGTGGCGGAAACGAATGGAGGTCCAATGAATCTCGACCTCCCAACTCTGGTCATGGCAACAACAACAATATTGGATGGAATAATCCTGGCAGTGATGGTGGTAGCAGTAATAGTGGTGGTGGTGGTAATGGGGGAGGAAGTAATTGGAACCACTCTATGTCCTTCAAAAGACGTGTTGGGCCTAATGATCAATCAGGGTCGGGAGGAAACAATGGTCAGCCACATTGGCAGCCAAATAATGGTCAGCCCCGAGGCCCAATGTCCCCCATGGCACATATGGCTCGGAGATTTGGACATAATCCATATGGAATACCACCTCGCACAACGACACCAGAGGATGATATTGTAACGACTCCTAGTACTCCAGTATCCACTACTCCTCCGTACAACTATAACTACAACCATGCACCACCGCCAAGAAACAATCACAATCATAATTATAATTGGGACAGTCCTCCAAACCCACCACCTGCTAACAACCCTCCACATAATCCAATCCAGCAAGCTCAACCATTCCCATCTAAACATATTAACAACGCACCTCCGAGACGAAACAATATTCCCCCTTATAATCCACCTCCAGCAGAACCAAATTACAACTACAATAAAAACCCACCAATCCCGCCAAAGAGAACATCGCGTAGACGTTTCGCACCAGACTGGGTACGGCAGCAAGAGGCTCCATCTAATAACCAGCAAATGGCTTACCCCCCTACCACGACCGCCTTGCCACCACCACCTCCCCCAGGACCTGCCAATAATCTCCCTCTTCCAGGGAAAACGTCTTGGGACAACATGTTTCGTAGGAAGAAGGAGTCGGCGATTGAACAAGTAAAGTCTGCCCCAACCGAAATAGCCTCGTATGATTTCGAGGCTGGCTCTTCAACAAAATCAAGCACAGTGCCTGCTAGAAGAAACTTTGATCCCTCTATGGAGAAACCACAGCAAACGCATTTACAACAGACTGAAAACAGTATCGCTCCTTCAaaacataatataaatcaatatgACTTTGAAGCAAGTGTCACTAAACACCAAGATATTCCTTCAAATGCGGGTCCTCCTCGGAAGAACAATGCAAATACACGACCAGTTACTGAACAAAATGAAAGTTTTCCTCCATCTCGAAATAATGCAAACCAATATGACTTTCAAGCAAGTCCGAATAATGCAGGAGGAAATGTTGGTCAAAACGGAGTCACCAAGAAATCAAGCGACGATATTCGAAGAGAAAATGCAATGAGAATGTTCAACAGGCAGATGCAAAATGGAGATCCGTCATCCGGCGCAGTTCAAAGACAACCGGCATTTGAACAGACAACAAATGCCCCTTTCAAAGCTCCAGTGTCAAAATCTACGTACGATGATCAATATAGATCTGTATCCCACGAACCGGTTACTAGTCAGATCATTAATCATGGTGGTGATGATACTTCTAGAAACAATTTCGACGATGCTTTGAGAACCAAGGAGAGTAAAACTGCAGCATCTAATCCTGGTGGCATTCCAGGTGGGTTTGATTCGTTCTTAAGACCGAAAGGACGCCATGCgccaacaaattttaaagaacaaaatgaGCAACCTCCAACACAAGGTAACGACCCATTGCCACCATCAGCTAGAATCGGTCAGCAACAAATTCAAGCGATGGAACAAACACCATCACATGGCCACGCACCGCATCGGAACATTGATAAACCAAATAACAATTTCGACAGGTTTTTCAAATCTAAGGAACAAAACGTTAATAATGCAAATTCAAATGGGGCCGGGGGTGGCTTTGACAACTTTTTAAAACCCAAAGCTTCTCCTGTTGAGAGAAATGTTAACTCTCCTTGGGATTCGAAGAATAATGCAGATCCAAATCGACACTTGGGGTCAAATGAACACGCATCTCCTAATGATCCGCCAATAAACAATAATCATCATAACAGTTTCGACAGTTTTAGACGTTCTAATAAATGGCATAAGGATCCCCAGACTGCAGAGTTCAACTCCAttccaaacaaaaaacaaatgaatcACCATAACGAAGCTTTACAATCAAACTCACCGGCGGAAAAGAACAACATACCAGACAATATATCAACAACACAGCATAAAGACATTCCCCAAATGCCACGCAAGTCACATTTCGGACACAGGAGTCACAATCAGTATACTAACAGAGAGGCGTTTGACCTGTCAGGTTCCCACACTGCCCCCACGGCAGTGCCCACTAAACCTGCCTCAGTGTTGTCAGGCGCCGACCTTTACACGGGGGTTTCACCTACTCTAGGTCAAAGTCACGCTCACTCAACAGGAAGACCAGGTTTTGGAATATCTCCCGCATCCCATGCAGAGTCTATGGACACCTCAGCTCTGAGTTCTAATACAGAACCTTTCAGTTTAACAAGGACAACTCCGCAACATCGTGTCCAGCAGCCCGACCAAACCCGAAACAATGATCAACGATTTTCGCAGCAAGATAACAGGCAAGCATGGGATCCTCGGGGTTCAAGTAACAACATTCAACCTACAACACA encodes:
- the LOC105322720 gene encoding hybrid signal transduction histidine kinase L isoform X1 gives rise to the protein MGRLSVTVACIIIQITYAIGQLQPFCEDPADRGPCNKLELRYRFNEDSEYCETFLYGGCAGNKNNFKTVGECVKACVDEPKGSICEFPPDAGSCFHATLPRYYYDEESESCKIFYYSGCQGNENNFVSGEDCKTKCKALSFEPLPGGQNQGSNYQWNSPGSEPSSGNSWNSPATTPNWNNPRPTNVVNRGWGNHYNSDHSSHNSPPPRKANAPPAQYDFNSNPNNNNHRPPPPNHNNNHRPLNNNNHHPNYNHNSNHRNSPNHHPNQNGGSSISFVENDPNNQKQKNVPNGIQPPELREYNGNSPWNSGGWNGNSGGWNSNPYHNENNGGGGGNEWRSNESRPPNSGHGNNNNIGWNNPGSDGGSSNSGGGGNGGGSNWNHSMSFKRRVGPNDQSGSGGNNGQPHWQPNNGQPRGPMSPMAHMARRFGHNPYGIPPRTTTPEDDIVTTPSTPVSTTPPYNYNYNHAPPPRNNHNHNYNWDSPPNPPPANNPPHNPIQQAQPFPSKHINNAPPRRNNIPPYNPPPAEPNYNYNKNPPIPPKRTSRRRFAPDWVRQQEAPSNNQQMAYPPTTTALPPPPPPGPANNLPLPGKTSWDNMFRRKKESAIEQVKSAPTEIASYDFEAGSSTKSSTVPARRNFDPSMEKPQQTHLQQTENSIAPSKHNINQYDFEASVTKHQDIPSNAGPPRKNNANTRPVTEQNESFPPSRNNANQYDFQASPNNAGGNVGQNGVTKKSSDDIRRENAMRMFNRQMQNGDPSSGAVQRQPAFEQTTNAPFKAPVSKSTYDDQYRSVSHEPVTSQIINHGGDDTSRNNFDDALRTKESKTAASNPGGIPGGFDSFLRPKGRHAPTNFKEQNEQPPTQGNDPLPPSARIGQQQIQAMEQTPSHGHAPHRNIDKPNNNFDRFFKSKEQNVNNANSNGAGGGFDNFLKPKASPVERNVNSPWDSKNNADPNRHLGSNEHASPNDPPINNNHHNSFDSFRRSNKWHKDPQTAEFNSIPNKKQMNHHNEALQSNSPAEKNNIPDNISTTQHKDIPQMPRKSHFGHRSHNQYTNREAFDLSGSHTAPTAVPTKPASVLSGADLYTGVSPTLGQSHAHSTGRPGFGISPASHAESMDTSALSSNTEPFSLTRTTPQHRVQQPDQTRNNDQRFSQQDNRQAWDPRGSSNNIQPTTQPVTPYNDRVNTEPISVTVKDTTKLKKIFGQTMPPTGNTKIPIGYILTHKPFIDSIGLDKNFPLLYKKFLEALKSGKLPAKDFQTSSDENGNNKQVSVDNQGTGNTDNKQQTEQGKMFHDRSPSSHQELSVHTSGVSTEHQVNNQNQPTPKQQTQKYQTPHQTPQQEVPRYHEQQTHRQQTHQQTHHQQTHQQQQTQQQTHHQQERDHQQQTHQPQQTQQQTHHQQETHHQQQTHQPQQTQQQTHHQQETHHQQQTHQPPQTQQHIHHQETHHQQQTQKQTHHQQQTHHHQQTHQQQQSQPNIHQQTPLKQDHQQQHSQQEFTQQQHWQAQSQPAQGQQNHWDQNKQQEQYQNNQQQQQQHQDVRSQQQQQQHQDVRSQQQQQLAMAQRARERQQRLMTESRNQHAGHGGFNQQFNQLYRTTTAAPTEATTRPFFKNTYPPIFNMLVKNSLPPTQTPMPETSRRQKDTFQQQQHEQSTNRYLPTNSHRQESNPSSYVPESSLRLGGPAFNPVHDNLPFGNHISGSVLDSVPEMQLYETREPVLPIDMISENKTKTEDINIRNSQNIIMDKNEKNSMKLSSLDPYYAKDMPSGTRVEKISTLTPSYVETTYSRAPAVQTTAAPITESVSNHQRRIPISHQHLPANQRHNQTSFESSFGRFGNSNQQFRNQFGNINQGNNNFQNLPQHNQNQEDTSASQFKIHKKTHITVSIKSTQPPTSPVLGIYKQKHSFETSAPLSHNGRSSHVQTPVKDIIPEHHSVRGQQRDLHAGSRSQPTQRQQQAAQAGFVISQVNNGQSANQNHPNKESHQPSNTKQQTRQTMDTVGTSAAFNHQHNRQVNQQRQQMQASQWSQQGARQNEGNSHHRQVAPKPPNMGAAPDAGFIIVSPKETASSSRAQQHNSVGVNKSIQKPETNNLRSPTPAPTQGYLNFLADFGGIENFAASHSRQSQSKPGGNTQQTNTQNHNAASGTFSRQNTNHQQVAQNTPTNTVRNTGTQGSAAWGRRQFSNRFQSRPGFGTGFQQNQRNFQPRSTTTTTTTTTTTTTAAPPVRRHFTNHRRSQPQQGASGSSQNRCRESKNEGPCRSWSIRYFYDPALGNCRQFYYGGCGGNQNNFRSKSECLSTCYGS